Proteins co-encoded in one Bacteroidota bacterium genomic window:
- a CDS encoding polysaccharide biosynthesis/export family protein, with translation MFRSHSLLKALLLGFCVLCSVGCQRKVQLFRGDYEQYYREQKRVDRKAAVVTLRPYPVDMLSYRHRIRVGDELTLRIYNLPTVLETGIKLAEEPAGFKANVDVHGYVYFPLLPRLYAKGLLTEEVEELAVNELAKLYKDPLLSVRLSNLRAYVFGASGGRGVVQQVVTTGSGTFIQMEQEEESLVSILSKAGGISNTANIAKVKIIRNYQSDSLQIIWVDLRNPDVLNDPMLNIRSEDIVYMESRGLPLFLTELNPYLTFINVGLSLFLVYQAAIR, from the coding sequence TTGTTTAGAAGTCATAGCCTGCTCAAGGCTCTTCTCCTGGGTTTTTGCGTACTGTGCAGCGTAGGCTGCCAGCGCAAGGTGCAGCTTTTTAGGGGAGACTATGAGCAGTATTACCGGGAACAGAAACGGGTGGACCGCAAGGCTGCTGTTGTAACCCTGCGTCCCTATCCAGTAGATATGCTTAGCTACCGCCACCGGATCCGGGTGGGAGATGAGCTAACGCTAAGAATATACAACCTGCCCACCGTGCTAGAGACTGGCATCAAGCTGGCCGAAGAGCCCGCTGGCTTCAAAGCAAATGTGGACGTGCATGGCTATGTGTACTTCCCGCTGCTGCCCAGGCTGTATGCAAAAGGGCTGCTGACCGAGGAGGTGGAGGAACTGGCGGTAAACGAGCTGGCCAAGCTTTACAAAGATCCGCTGCTGAGCGTACGCCTGAGCAACCTGCGGGCCTATGTGTTTGGCGCTAGTGGGGGCCGAGGTGTCGTGCAACAAGTGGTGACTACCGGTTCCGGCACATTCATACAGATGGAGCAGGAGGAAGAGAGCCTCGTGAGCATCCTCAGCAAGGCGGGCGGCATATCCAATACGGCCAATATCGCCAAGGTGAAAATCATCCGAAACTACCAGTCCGACAGCCTGCAAATTATCTGGGTAGACCTCCGGAATCCGGATGTACTGAATGATCCCATGCTTAACATTCGCTCTGAAGACATTGTTTATATGGAATCCAGAGGACTTCCGCTGTTCCTTACCGAGCTGAATCCCTACCTAACCTTCATCAATGTTGGACTAAGCCTCTTCCTGGTGTACCAGGCGGCAATCCGATAA
- the acs gene encoding acetate--CoA ligase: protein MHRSIFTFSDYQAAYARAQADPDGYWAEVAARYTWQQPWQQVCSGSFATADPCWFAGGKTNVAANCIDRHLPERADQTAILWQPNDPAEPVRRISFSQLYAEVNRLAQVLLGLGIQPGDRVCIYLPMVPEAAYAMLACARIGAVHSVVFGGFSAQALADRLQDAGCKLLITADGAYRGEKEVSLKAIADEALAQSPGVAHCLVLQRTAAPVRMAAGRDLWYHSQLATVPADATVAPRAMDAEAPLFILYTSGSTGKPKGILHTTAGYMVNAGHSFANVFQVQGGDLFWCTADVGWITGHTYLVYGPLLNGTSLLMFEGIPTWPNPGRFWEVVDQHRVTLFYTAPTAIRALMAYGDEPLRGRDLSSLRVLGTVGEPINQEAWEWYYHQIGGGRCPVVDTWWQTETGAVMLTPIAGEPAAKPTYAAYPLPGIEPVLMDAEGKEIPWTPGQAIEGNLCIRRPWPSVARTTWGDHARYQQTYLQAYPGMYFTGDGAKRDEVGHYRILGRVDDVINVSGHRIGTAEVEDAIDQHPDVVEAAVTDYPHPIKGQGIFAYAIPMPGYTTDPDQLCAEILDLVVRQIGPIARPDRILLVPGLPKTRSGKIMRRILRLIAAGETERLGDTSTLLDPTIVEKLVALHKAST, encoded by the coding sequence ATGCACCGCAGTATTTTTACTTTTTCTGACTACCAGGCAGCTTACGCCCGGGCGCAGGCCGATCCGGATGGCTACTGGGCCGAGGTGGCCGCCAGGTATACCTGGCAGCAGCCCTGGCAGCAGGTGTGCTCGGGCAGCTTTGCCACCGCAGACCCGTGCTGGTTTGCCGGGGGCAAGACGAATGTAGCTGCCAATTGTATCGACCGGCATTTGCCGGAGCGGGCAGATCAGACGGCTATCTTGTGGCAACCCAATGACCCTGCCGAGCCAGTTCGCCGCATTAGCTTTTCCCAGCTGTATGCAGAGGTGAACCGCCTGGCCCAAGTACTGCTCGGGCTGGGCATACAGCCCGGAGACCGCGTATGCATCTACCTGCCTATGGTGCCCGAGGCGGCCTACGCCATGCTGGCCTGTGCACGCATTGGGGCAGTGCATTCCGTGGTTTTTGGTGGCTTCAGCGCGCAGGCACTGGCAGACAGGCTGCAGGATGCCGGCTGCAAACTGCTGATTACAGCCGATGGCGCCTACCGAGGGGAGAAGGAAGTATCGCTAAAGGCGATTGCAGACGAGGCTTTGGCCCAAAGCCCGGGTGTGGCCCACTGCCTGGTGCTACAGCGCACGGCAGCACCGGTGCGCATGGCCGCAGGGCGCGACCTATGGTACCACAGCCAGCTAGCTACTGTGCCTGCCGATGCTACCGTGGCGCCCCGCGCCATGGATGCCGAAGCCCCGCTCTTTATCCTGTACACCAGCGGCAGCACCGGCAAGCCCAAGGGCATACTGCACACCACCGCAGGCTATATGGTGAATGCGGGCCATAGTTTTGCCAATGTATTTCAGGTTCAGGGGGGCGACCTATTCTGGTGCACCGCAGATGTGGGCTGGATTACCGGACACACCTATCTGGTGTACGGCCCCCTACTGAACGGAACAAGCCTCTTGATGTTTGAGGGGATACCCACCTGGCCCAACCCGGGCCGATTTTGGGAGGTGGTGGATCAGCATCGTGTTACCCTGTTCTATACTGCACCTACGGCCATTCGCGCCCTAATGGCCTATGGAGACGAGCCCCTGCGAGGGAGAGACCTAAGCTCGCTGCGCGTACTCGGCACCGTGGGCGAGCCTATTAACCAGGAGGCCTGGGAATGGTACTACCACCAGATAGGCGGTGGCCGCTGCCCTGTGGTAGACACCTGGTGGCAAACAGAGACGGGTGCCGTTATGCTGACACCTATAGCCGGAGAGCCGGCGGCCAAGCCTACCTATGCCGCTTACCCCCTGCCCGGTATAGAGCCAGTGCTGATGGATGCCGAGGGGAAGGAGATACCCTGGACACCTGGGCAGGCCATAGAGGGCAACCTGTGCATACGCCGACCCTGGCCTAGTGTGGCCCGCACCACCTGGGGAGACCATGCCCGCTACCAGCAGACATACCTGCAGGCCTATCCGGGTATGTACTTTACCGGCGATGGTGCCAAGCGAGATGAGGTGGGCCACTACCGCATACTGGGCAGGGTAGACGACGTGATAAACGTGAGCGGACACCGCATAGGCACGGCAGAGGTGGAAGATGCCATAGACCAGCACCCAGATGTGGTGGAGGCAGCCGTTACAGACTATCCGCACCCCATAAAGGGGCAGGGAATCTTTGCCTACGCGATCCCGATGCCCGGCTACACAACCGACCCGGACCAGCTATGCGCCGAGATACTCGACCTAGTGGTGCGCCAGATTGGCCCCATAGCGCGGCCCGACCGAATCCTGCTGGTGCCCGGCCTGCCCAAAACCCGCAGCGGAAAGATTATGCGCCGCATCTTGCGCCTCATTGCCGCCGGAGAAACCGAACGGCTGGGCGACACCAGTACCCTGCTGGACCCCACGATCGTAGAAAAACTTGTTGCGCTGCACAAGGCCAGCACCTAG
- a CDS encoding aspartate-semialdehyde dehydrogenase, translating into MKVAVVGATGLVGQQMIEVLSELAFPVTQFIPVASERSAGKAVFFGGKEHVVRSMEQALAERPDIALFSAGGDTSRAYAPRFAELGTTVIDNSSAWRMDPQVPLVVPEVNAAHLNGSKIIANPNCSTIQMVVALAPLHRAYGIRRLVISTYQSVTGTGKKAVDQMMREREGLEAETVYPHKIDLNCLPHCDVFLDNGYTREEMKLVHETRKILGDDSLAITATAVRVPVVGGHSESVNVELQKPIGSLDEVRALLGLQPGLVVQDDPARQQYPMPLYSRGKNEVFVGRIRLDESQPNTLNLWIVADNLRKGAATNAVQIAQLLVAARV; encoded by the coding sequence ATGAAAGTAGCCGTAGTGGGTGCAACAGGCCTGGTAGGCCAGCAGATGATAGAGGTACTGAGTGAGCTGGCATTTCCAGTTACGCAGTTTATCCCGGTTGCTTCAGAGCGATCGGCGGGCAAGGCTGTCTTCTTTGGTGGGAAGGAGCATGTAGTACGCAGCATGGAGCAGGCCCTGGCAGAGCGGCCAGACATCGCCCTGTTTTCAGCCGGCGGAGACACCAGCCGTGCCTATGCCCCCCGCTTTGCCGAGCTGGGAACTACGGTGATAGACAACAGCTCTGCCTGGCGCATGGATCCACAGGTGCCCCTGGTGGTGCCAGAGGTGAACGCCGCACACCTGAATGGCAGCAAGATCATAGCGAACCCTAACTGCTCTACCATCCAGATGGTAGTGGCCCTGGCACCCCTCCACCGGGCATACGGAATCAGGCGCCTGGTGATCAGTACCTACCAGAGTGTAACCGGAACCGGCAAGAAAGCCGTAGACCAGATGATGCGCGAGCGGGAAGGACTGGAGGCAGAAACCGTGTATCCACACAAAATAGACCTGAACTGCCTGCCACACTGCGACGTGTTCCTGGATAATGGTTACACCCGCGAAGAGATGAAGCTGGTACATGAAACCCGAAAAATCCTGGGCGATGACAGCTTGGCCATTACCGCTACCGCTGTGCGCGTGCCCGTAGTGGGTGGGCACAGCGAGAGCGTGAACGTGGAGCTACAAAAACCTATCGGGAGCCTGGATGAGGTGCGTGCCCTACTGGGCCTCCAGCCCGGACTGGTAGTGCAGGACGACCCCGCCAGGCAGCAATACCCCATGCCCCTGTATAGCCGAGGCAAAAACGAGGTGTTTGTAGGCCGAATTCGCCTGGACGAGAGCCAACCCAACACGCTGAACCTCTGGATAGTAGCAGACAACCTGCGCAAGGGTGCGGCTACCAATGCCGTGCAGATTGCCCAGCTGCTGGTAGCGGCCAGGGTCTAG
- a CDS encoding polysaccharide biosynthesis tyrosine autokinase, which produces MAQLDRRIDEYLGKRILGVFLRKRWLILGCTLACFLAANLYLRYVKTLYKVHGTLRIDIGVNQSFQLGLEQGDPLQKSLTEVGIITSIEHIRKVVQTLGLNVVYEQKGRVKSSVIFGSVPFRLHYANEHFSLYGQRFSLTTLAGNRYRIRLGQDDQQEQEARFGETITLGGEQLKLEQTRSTLTDQEFEFYVLDTNTMIQQIKENLSVLPAGSEEIFDLFYVDESTDRGKAILDELIQIYLKSERKNKEKSYIQQIAYIQGFQQTLQDSIKQARLLLEQYELKAEIPILLGLQNTTVQTYGSSEQQIKNLGPQLATLRQLNAYLIGLQGKLADPDLSLSFSNYPLNIEPINALYQKMSELVAERKALLSQVSSRSYTIVKRDRELAQLYSNLRNLVLKEIGLSEKEQAKMQAENSQSKTRIYSLPAKERTQKELQENYVDLEQKLREFEKLVFDLNVAKAAITSNSEIIRQPSPEPFPISPKRNILLYGSLILGFFGSISVILVIEATKEKLSYRSELEAKTSVPIIGEVARSRTREPADIVHVLMHPKSSVTESFRSLRSNIRFLLNEDKSATIAFTSTVSGEGKSYSSINFAAILSLLDRSVVLVDVDLRKPRLHKTFKTRNDSGLTSYLINQDDLDDIIQSSGFQNLDFIAAGPIPPNPAELINSKRFNQLISELKERYDYVVMDTSPVGMVTDALPIIKSSDICMYLFRADYSRKLFLKYIERIIEENRYPKIYVVFNCVNPSIQKYGYSYSYGYGKTYGYGSEADKEGLASYIVDPEEPGSKWRRFLNRWFT; this is translated from the coding sequence ATGGCACAGCTGGACCGTAGAATAGACGAATATCTGGGCAAACGCATACTGGGCGTATTCCTGCGAAAACGGTGGCTGATACTGGGATGCACGCTCGCCTGTTTTCTGGCAGCCAACCTATACCTGCGGTATGTCAAAACACTATACAAGGTGCATGGAACCCTGCGGATAGACATAGGTGTAAACCAGAGCTTCCAGTTGGGCCTGGAACAAGGCGACCCTTTACAAAAGAGCCTTACCGAGGTAGGCATTATAACCAGCATAGAACATATCCGCAAGGTGGTACAGACGCTCGGGCTGAATGTGGTGTATGAGCAAAAGGGACGGGTTAAGTCTTCGGTCATCTTTGGCAGCGTTCCATTTCGGCTACATTACGCAAACGAGCACTTCTCCCTCTATGGACAACGCTTCTCGCTAACTACGCTGGCAGGGAATCGGTATCGAATAAGACTGGGTCAAGACGACCAACAGGAACAGGAGGCCCGTTTTGGCGAAACCATCACACTGGGGGGCGAACAGCTGAAACTGGAACAGACACGAAGCACACTAACGGACCAGGAGTTTGAGTTTTATGTGCTGGATACAAACACCATGATTCAGCAGATAAAGGAAAACCTGAGTGTACTACCCGCCGGGTCGGAGGAGATATTCGACCTGTTTTACGTGGACGAAAGCACGGATCGAGGCAAGGCAATTCTGGATGAACTTATCCAGATTTATCTCAAGTCGGAACGCAAGAACAAGGAAAAAAGCTACATCCAGCAGATAGCCTACATCCAGGGCTTTCAGCAAACACTTCAGGACTCCATTAAGCAGGCACGCCTCTTGCTGGAACAATATGAGCTGAAAGCCGAAATCCCCATTCTGCTGGGCCTGCAAAACACCACGGTGCAGACATATGGAAGTAGTGAGCAGCAAATAAAAAACCTGGGTCCGCAGCTGGCCACCCTCCGCCAGCTGAATGCCTACCTGATAGGCCTGCAGGGTAAGCTAGCGGATCCGGACTTAAGTCTCTCTTTCAGTAACTACCCGCTGAACATAGAACCCATCAACGCCCTTTATCAGAAAATGTCTGAACTGGTGGCTGAGCGCAAGGCACTGCTAAGCCAGGTAAGCTCCCGCAGCTACACCATTGTCAAGCGCGACCGTGAGCTCGCCCAACTATACAGCAATCTTCGAAATCTTGTACTCAAAGAGATTGGCCTAAGTGAAAAGGAGCAGGCAAAGATGCAGGCCGAGAACAGCCAAAGCAAGACACGTATTTACAGCCTGCCTGCCAAAGAGCGTACACAAAAGGAACTGCAAGAAAACTATGTCGATCTGGAGCAAAAGCTTCGCGAATTTGAAAAACTGGTTTTCGACCTGAATGTAGCTAAAGCAGCCATTACCTCAAATTCAGAGATCATCCGTCAGCCAAGTCCAGAGCCATTCCCTATTTCGCCAAAGCGAAACATCCTGCTGTATGGCAGCTTGATTCTGGGTTTTTTTGGCTCTATTTCAGTTATCCTGGTCATAGAAGCAACCAAAGAGAAACTCTCCTACCGCTCCGAGCTGGAGGCCAAGACTAGTGTGCCCATCATTGGGGAAGTAGCCCGCTCTCGCACCCGAGAGCCTGCAGATATAGTCCACGTGCTGATGCACCCCAAGTCATCGGTTACGGAATCCTTCCGTTCACTGAGGAGTAACATCCGGTTTCTGCTGAACGAAGACAAGAGCGCCACCATTGCATTCACCAGCACCGTAAGTGGGGAGGGCAAGAGCTATTCCTCCATCAATTTTGCCGCCATCCTGTCTTTGCTGGACCGGTCGGTGGTATTGGTAGATGTAGACCTGCGAAAACCACGATTACACAAAACTTTTAAGACGAGGAACGATTCTGGATTAACCAGTTATCTAATCAATCAGGACGACCTGGATGACATCATCCAATCTTCCGGCTTTCAAAATCTCGACTTCATTGCGGCTGGCCCCATCCCCCCAAATCCAGCGGAGCTGATTAATAGCAAACGCTTCAACCAGCTCATTTCCGAGCTTAAGGAGCGATACGACTACGTAGTAATGGACACCTCGCCCGTAGGCATGGTAACCGATGCGCTGCCTATTATCAAGTCAAGCGACATCTGCATGTACCTGTTTCGGGCGGACTACAGCCGCAAGCTGTTTCTCAAATACATCGAGCGAATTATCGAAGAGAATCGCTACCCAAAAATCTATGTGGTATTTAACTGCGTGAATCCATCCATACAGAAGTATGGCTATAGCTATAGCTACGGGTATGGAAAAACCTATGGCTACGGATCGGAAGCGGACAAAGAAGGGCTGGCCAGTTATATTGTGGATCCGGAGGAACCTGGCAGCAAGTGGCGTCGCTTTCTGAACCGTTGGTTTACCTGA